From the genome of Oxyura jamaicensis isolate SHBP4307 breed ruddy duck chromosome 2, BPBGC_Ojam_1.0, whole genome shotgun sequence, one region includes:
- the LOC118161576 gene encoding C-C chemokine receptor type 5-like — translation MENYTVDFPDMTVTTEFDYGDSAPCMGTEEKHFAANLLPPLYSLVVIFGLTGNMLVVLILIKYKRLKSMTDIYLLNLAISDLLFIFSLPFWAYYAVHDWIFGEALCRILSGVYLLGFYSGIFFIILLTIDRYLAIVHAVFALKARTVTYGILTSIVTWAVAMFASVPGIVFHKTQKENSRYTCSAHYPSDQRNVWKQFLTLKMNILGLVIPMLIMICSYTQIIKTLLQCRNEKKHKAVRLIFIIMIVYFFFWAPYNICILLRDFQGSFSITSCEGSGQLHKATQVTETISMIHCCINPVIYAFAGEKFRKYLYSFFRKQIASHFSKYCPVFYVDPAERASSTYTQSTGEQEVSAAL, via the coding sequence ATGGAAAACTATACTGTGGATTTCCCTGACATGACTGTGACAACAGAATTTGACTACGGCGATTCAGCACCATGCATGGGAACTGAGGAAAAGCACTTTGCAGCTAATCTTCTGCCACCGCTTTATTCTTTGGTGGTAATATTTGGCCTCACAGGCAACATGCTCGTTGTCCTTATCCTGATAAAATACAAGAGATTGAAGAGTATGACTGACATCTACCTGCTCAATCTGGCAATTTCTGATCTGctgtttatattttctcttcctttttggGCCTACTATGCTGTTCATGACTGGATTTTTGGGGAAGCGTTGTGCAGAATTCTCTCAGGTGTCTATCTCCTTGGCTTCTACAGCGGCATCTTTTTCATAATCCTGTTGACCATAGACAGGTATCTGGCCATAGTGCATGCAGTGTTTGCTTTAAAAGCGAGGACAGTTACCTACGGCATCCTCACCAGCATTGTCACTTGGGCTGTTGCTATGTTTGCCTCTGTTCCTGGGATAGTGTTTCACAAAACTCAGAAGGAAAATTCAAGGTATACGTGCAGTGCTCATTACCCATCAGATCAGAGAAATGTATGGAAGCAATTCCTGACCTTAAAAATGAACATCCTGGGACTTGTTATTCCAATGTTAATCATGATCTGCAGCTACACACAAATTATAAAGACATTACTGCAATGCAGGAATGAGAAGAAACATAAAGCAGTCAGGCTTATTTTTATCATCATGATTGTCTACTTTTTCTTCTGGGCACCATATAACATCTGTATTCTCTTGCGTGATTTTCAAGGTTCATTTTCCATCACTAGTTGTGAAGGCAGTGGGCAACTGCACAAAGCAACCCAAGTGACAGAAACCATTTCGATGATCCACTGTTGTATCAACCCTGTGATTTATGcctttgctggggaaaaatttagaaaatatctttatagctttttcagaaagcaaattgcATCCCACTTTTCTAAGTACTGTCCAGTTTTCTATGTTGATCCAGCTGAACGGGCTAGCTCCACCTACACGCAATCTACTGGAGAACAAGAAGTTTCTGCTGCATTGTAA
- the LOC118161575 gene encoding C-C chemokine receptor type 5-like, with the protein MENDTMGFLDMATTTEFDYGDSAPCMGTEEKHFAANLLPPLYSLVVIFGLTGNTLVVLILIKYKRLKSMTDIYLLNLAISDLLFIFSLPFWAYYAVHDWIFGEALCRILSGVYLLGFYSGIFFIILLTIDRYLAIVHAVFALKARTVTYGILTSIVTWAVAMFASVPGIVFHKTQKENARYTCSSHYPSDGSINWKYSYILKMNILGLIIPMFIMIFSYSQILKTLLGCRNEKKQKAVRLIFVIMIFYFIFWTPFHIASFLHTFQTSFFDTDCEIQSKLEKAIQVTETISMIHCCINPVIYAFVGEKFRKYLYNFFQKHVAAHLCKKCPSLYREKLERVNSAFTPSTAEHDISTGL; encoded by the coding sequence ATGGAAAACGATACCATGGGCTTTCTTGACATGGCTACAACAACAGAATTTGACTACGGCGATTCAGCACCATGCATGGGAACTGAGGAAAAGCACTTTGCAGCTAATCTTCTGCCACCGCTTTATTCTTTGGTGGTAATATTTGGCCTCACAGGCAACACACTCGTTGTCCTTATCCTGATAAAATACAAGAGATTGAAGAGTATGACTGACATCTACCTGCTCAATCTGGCAATTTCTGATCTGctgtttatattttctcttcctttttggGCCTACTATGCTGTTCATGACTGGATTTTTGGGGAAGCGTTGTGCAGAATTCTCTCAGGTGTCTATCTCCTTGGCTTCTACAGCGGCATCTTTTTCATAATCCTGTTGACCATAGACAGGTATCTGGCCATAGTGCATGCAGTGTTTGCTTTAAAAGCGAGGACAGTTACCTACGGCATCCTCACCAGCATTGTCACTTGGGCTGTTGCTATGTTTGCCTCTGTTCCTGGGATAGTGTTTCACAAAactcagaaggaaaatgcacGGTATACGTGCAGTTCTCATTATCCAAGTGATGGCTCAATAAATTGGAAGTACTCctacattttaaagatgaaCATTCTGGGACTTATCATTCCAATGTTCATTATGATTTTCAGTTACTCTCAAATTCTAAAAACATTATTGGGATGtaggaatgagaaaaaacagaaggctGTCAGGCTTATTTTTGTGATCATGATTTTTTACTTCATCTTCTGGACACCATTCCATATTGCTTCTTTTCTGCATACatttcaaacttcattttttgaCACAGATTGTGAAATCCAAAGTAAACTGGAGAAAGCAATCCAAGTGACAGAAACAATTTCAATGATCCACTGCTGTATCAATCCTGTGATCTATGCATTTGTTGGAGAAAAATTTAGGAAATATCTTTATAACTTTTTCCAAAAGCATGTTGCAGCTCACCTCTGCAAAAAATGTCCATCTCTTTATCGTGAAAAATTAGAAAGAGTTAATTCCGCATTCACACCATCCACTGCAGAACATGACATCTCTACTGGAttgtaa